Genomic segment of Drosophila takahashii strain IR98-3 E-12201 chromosome X, DtakHiC1v2, whole genome shotgun sequence:
CCACCTTTCCAATTTGTTTTAATCCTCATTTTAAATCACCACTTCTTCAGGTGCCTAGACaagaacagcaacaaaaaaaattgcgaAACCATTTGACATTTCAGGCTGTTTTAGGAGCTGTTTCAATTTGTACTTTACTGCCTGGCCAGtccccacatccacatccatgtGCAGCGATAGTAAGTGGTTGATGGGTCTGCGGTTATCACTTTAGCATAAATTATACGCCCCGTTGTCCCCGAGGCCGCTCATCTTGGGCTCGTAAAGTGCGACGGGCGTTTAATGGACACGCAACACGGGGAATTTTCTCTATTGGCCTGGCCAAGCTGGATGGGATGCAATTTAAATAGCCACCACGGGCATCCAGAACTTGGCCAAAGTCAGGGCCAAAAGAATTGGGAATATGGTCAGAACTTTTGGCTAGAAAGTTCGATCAAAAGTTgtcaaaaaattaagatttaagattGAACAACTTGAAAGATGAGCTAgtaataattgtatttttgcCAATATTCTAAGATTTTCTTTCCTTGATAGCCAGCAAATGAAATCATCCTCAAGCTGTAAACTTATCTATAAATTTTCAGAGATTTTATTGCATCTCCGCATTGATTGCTGGACTCATTATTATTGGGCCCCATCATATGGCAATGACCGGTCGCAGTTTATGACAATCTCATTATGCCTCTGGTCATTGCCGCCCCATCCCGCCCATTTCCTATTCCACGccctggccacgcccacttccgTCTCCGCCCTCCATCACCCATTAGGGTATCAAAATGTTGCTGTCACAGCACAAAAGCTTGGAAACAGCCGGCGGCGCAATTCAATTAGGCCCGGTACATAGAGTCGCAGATAGGAAAAGGGCAAGAGCTATCCAGACAGAGGGATATGTGCACAGGGAGAAATATTGTTTACTActgttttagattttttttagaattttaaaaaacttcttTAATCAATTACTGAACATCGTACTATTTTATTGAAACCTCTGAATATCTTATAAACCAATAAATTAAGATTGATCTTAATTCTGTTATGTTCTTTTCTATGGattgtttctatttttatttgtactattttttttagtatattttccagtatttttactattaaaaaatgattttaaaatgtttgtatCTCATTTTAGGTTTTCTTTTTAGTATCTAATATTTTTGTAGTGTACTCGTTAACAAAGGTCCTGCGGTTGCGTGTCCTGCTGCGCGAAACCTCCGCACTTCCGCTAGCTAATGGCTAATGGTGAATGGTGAATGGGCGAATGGCGAATATGAGTGAGTGTTTTTACCTGAAGGATACGCCGGAAATGGACTCGCGGCGATTGCGTCCGAATAGCGTTGGCGGCACCGCCGAGATGGTCACCACCGAGTGCCTGCGTCCGCCGGCCGAGGGATTGGCCTTCTGGGAGAGCGTGGCGAGGAACTCGACCTCCTTGGGACTCAGCCCGCCGGTCTCGCCGCCCACCTCCGACAATCGGCGCACCTGGCTGGCGGTGATGCCCTCGGTGATTTGGAGCGAGGGCAGCGAGTGCTTGCGCCTCTGCTGCATGTCGGGGAAGGGGCAGAGCAGGTAGGGATTCACCGGCGAGTCCGGCTCGGAGTCGTCGCTGTTCGAGCGCCGCGTGCCGACGGCGGTCGGATCGCAGCCGCCGGCCGCCCCCTCAAGGTCGTCGCCATCCTCGGCGGTGTGCGACTCCTCCACCACGATCAGCGGCTCCTGGGTGCTCAGGTTGAAGACGGGCGTGAACGAGGAGCGACGCATTGTTCTGAAATGGtcaaagttaaataaatgtaatatgttTCGAATAAACCTATCTTTTATAGCACAActtatatttaatacaaaaaaaaatatctaaaaaaaaaaacaaaaaattcatatttttaccaaaaacccagatcccaattttccacaaaaaaaatcgttttttggccataacaatggaaatattgatccaaatatggattgtgatacctttctgaactcgttagtAAATTTCCagtcgattggcattcaaacctgagaattttaatttttgtcaatttttcgcaaaaaattatgatgtacccccttataaaaaaattgaaaattggcgaaaattttattcttacaCAATCAcgcggaaagtgtcatggatttatttaatattttgttatctgttcaaaacagtatgtatttttggtgtaggaccatttttggccaagttacagcaaaaaaaccaaaagaaaaatattcaaatcagatcccaatttttcataaaaaaaataattcgtttttggACCGTAACAATAGAAATGTTGAAatcaaatatggattgtcatacctttctgaactcgttattaaatttcctatcgattggcatttaaacctggacattttattttttgccatttttcgtaaaaaaatcatgaggtacccccttacaaaaaaatggaaaattggcgaaaattttatttttctacagtcacacggaaagtgtcatggatttatttattattttattatctgttcaaaacagtatgtatttttggtgtaggatcATTTTTGGttaagttacagcaaaaaaaaggaaaaggaaaaattcatatttttaccaaaaaccgaaatggcCGAATCAATGGAAATatagatccaaatatggaCTGTCAATATTATTGTCGATCTGTTATTATGGAACAGATAAAACCTCGATTTTGTTTtggatatttcaaatttttctttGAGTGCAGCTTAAAAGCGGAGAAGTGCTGTTGACATTTTGCGGTCACTGTGCACAGGCGGCAACTTTTCAACAATCAAATTCGGTTAGCAGAAATTTAAATCAACTGCGAAAGTTTGCCGCAGCTGAGCTTGATTTTTGCGGCCCCAACTTTTGTTTACTTTGATTGTCGGATTGTCCAACGGAGGCGTTGTGTAAATTCgatggaaaaaaagaaatgaacaAAAATGGCAGAGACATAAAGACGATgggaaaataatgaaaatgaaaacatgAAAACATTGAAAAGTGTCAGATGAACAGCGAATCAATTTGACGCTCCATAAAGCTCAACTGGATTATTGAAATATTCATGGTTTGGCCAGTAGTTATGAATTGTGGCTTTACATATTAATACCCGTATTCAAATAATACGAGAGGCACGCAGATAATCAGTTTAAATCaaccctttttttattttgttttgggtaATATAATCTCTTTGGTCGTttcgcttttaattaaataaatattaatacaagCATTTGCAATggttttcgtttgttttttgtttaatttaattaagctgTATGCTACATGAGTGTAATGTTTAAATAATCACACTAATTTTATGGCCAgagaaaagttgaaaattggttggaaaaatatgcatataaatcaatatttagaTTTCTTTATTTACAGAAAGATAAAATTAACTCCTCATCTTAATTTGCAGGTAAATATtggtataaatttataaaatccaTAAATATCACTTAAATACACCCCTAATTACCCCTTAATATCCCATAAATATccctttcatttatttaataaatatttatttattgcataaattccataaacacatttaattagCGAAAAGCCTATTCAATAAAAAACCCATAAAAGTGGTTTGACATTAAAGAAACCCCTGATATTGCTGAAAAAGCCCCATTAAAAACGTGCAATTTTGTGGCACAAAATGTACTTGACAGCCCCTATTGGTAATTAAAGTACACACTGTAttgaaaaaagggaaaacaaatGCGGTATTGTTACCTTGTATTTTTAACGCAAATCCGAAGCCCAATACATTGTGCGAACCTTTATTCCCCCGTTCGCCCTTTAATTAGCCTTTGTGCATTATAATTACGTTGCAGTGCCGCCAAGCGTACCGGAAATTGTGGGGGCGTTAGGACAAAGCGAGGATATCCTCGAAGGGGCAAATCCCAAAacgaaatgcaaaaaaaaaagaatggaaagaaaagagaagagaaaaactcggaaaaacaaaaatgtgtcaattaattgaattgaattcaaAATGAGGAGGAAAAATCATATAATATACCTACACAAGTAAAACCCTTTCTAGGTCGTCGGAAAAAAGAATgggtagaaaaaataaaataaaatacctttcGGCTCCGggacattgcgcatacgccgctTGGGCCAAAAAGCCGATGCGAAATGTGccgaaaatgtaaatgaaattgttATTAAGCATTAGAGGCCCATCAGGAAATCGCAGAAGGGAAAAGAATCCTATTCGTGTGTGGGCAACAAGACGCCGGCTTAATTCGAGGACCAGAGATGAGAGCCTGACAAGACGATGTCTAAAAGTTAAGAAATTGCCCGTCTCTTTTATCTCAGGATTCATGGTGACGGCACTTTTTTAAAGCTGCGCTAATTTATCAagctaaaaagaaaggaaTACTGATGGACGAGCTAGAGATACTATCGGAAAAAAGAgagatttacaaaaaaataaacaaaatattttttaaaatataaataaaatataaatacattttatatttcctattctcaattttttctattaaaaaaaaccggtaactaataatattttcaaaactctttgtttaatagaattttgtAACAAAATCTTGTTATTTCCAAAgactatttataaataaatctttcTAAAAAAGCTTTTTTATGTAGCACTTATATTTTCTACATTCCCAAACTATCTAAGGATTTTGTAGCATCTTTATTACTGGAATTCGGCTGTCTTCATTGGCGCCAAAAAGCTGCCAATTGCCGGGAAaaatacacccagaaaaatgatggacaacattttaggtcatgcatagcctaaaacattttaaatggactaaaagttcctttttaggtcatgtactgcctaaaaatttaaattttttgtatatttgccctactatttaggtcccgtatagcctaatattttaggtcatcgtgggccttaaaattaatgcattttacctaaataaatttgcacggaactctgataccgttctagcggcgctataattcccaaccagttatagcgcggcttgcatggtaaccaacttcgatcgttgaataaaacagcgatttcactgctgaacagtgaagcctcttcgctcgtttttgtgtgttgaaataatgacgacttcttgaagactaagccgacattgacctcgagttagctataaatttctctgtatttactttataatatgaaacatttttcagtacaaatttttaggccaaataaagcctaaaattttggataggggttttctcattttttaaggcagccaattacctaaaatctaggccaaaaattaccccattttaggccattaatggcctaacattttaggtcatacaatcctaaattttaggccattcaaggacttagctccagttttaggacaattttacctaaattctaggccattttttgacattttaggtcatttttttttctgggtgtagagAAAAACACCCACAGACGTGTGAGTCTGACTTTGGCCAATGCCAAAAATGCCAATAATGAGCGTCTATTAATAGCGAGCAACGGATATTTGCAGCGATTTGATTCGATTTCGTATTGAACCTTTTGACCCCCTTCCTCCCCTTTCCGCTTCTACTTCCTTGGTAAGCAGCATGTAATTAGCAAAAgagctaacacacacacacacacgtacgCCTTTAAGCCCgggcaaaacaacaaaaggaaTTGCCGAGGAGGGGAgaggaaaaaaaaagggaaaagattacctcatttaaatttctctTTTGGCGCGCTcgtgatggaaatgaaaattgacAGGCGTCTCTCCAGTCATTGCCTCTCTTTCCAACACAATGCAGCCGTCTCTTTTTTGTGGCAGagagaaagagatggagagaAAGGTATAGAGCGAGACGGATATAGGTTGTTAGGGGTTAAGGCAGAGGCTgccaaaaattcaaatcgcttcttttttttcgctttgccCTGCTAAGTACTCATCGTGTGAGCTGACAGATAGACCCACGAGGGACTGATGAAAGTCCAGGGAAAAGCACGGGGAAATGTCAGTGAAAAGCGGGGAGAAAATCGAGAAAAGTTCTGCTGACTACAGGAACTACAATGGAACGGAAGGCAAGGCAATCGAGTGGCTCAATTATGATATATACACCCCCCGTCCTTCGTTTTTAGTCCCTTTTTCGAATTGATTCGAGGCAACAAGGTCACGGAATCGGTATCGTGATATTTTAGGGGATGCTTGGAACTCAGGAACTTTAATGCGATTAGGAAAGTTGAGGCCCGGCATTTTATTATAGCTCTGAAAAATCCCCATAATTAAGGGAAGGAGAAAATCCAATGActaattacaattaaatatataaaaataagtcggtgtatttaataaataggTATTATAGTAATAAAACCCTAAATATATAATTccgcaattaaatattatttatgaaattattttcgtatttatttatttgtatttaatgcaGAGGGAGCTGGCATGATTTACTCTGAGTATCTCTCTCCCTCAGGACCTTCGGAAAAGAATTTGTATAAAAGatttattatgtatttaaataacattaaaaatacgCACAATGCATCACAGGCTGGGACcgtccacaaaaaaaaaagtggaataTAAAGAATACAGACGCCGATTCCAAAGCGAATTCCCTGCGAGGCCTTCGACATTTTTGCGCGGCGTGAGTTCGATtcgggaatttttttttctcctttttccgGTTTTAATTCTCGGCGTTGGGGGAAAAAGTGGGCAGTCAATTTGAGTAGCActcaaacatttaaatttgatttatcgGGGCGAAAGCGGCAGGCAGAAGCCTCGCCAGGAAAACGCAATCAACTTCAAAATGGTTTAATTAGAACAGAACCAAAATCGAAGCGAATCTAAAGCGTGACCCTTGAATGCGACACCCCGTGGACCCAGAACAGCGCAGATAGGCGATACGGTCAATCAAACACAAACACCCAAATCAGACCCCAATCCCCAGGCGATGGAGTCGTCCACAATATTTTACACTCTGATAAAAGGGGACAACATttgttctaaaaaaatattttcaaaatattatattctaaatatttatttatccgaATTGCATACGTATATTTTACTCACTTTtccttaaaacttaaaaagattatttaaaaaattaaaaaacctaTTTTCTAGAATAAACTGGTTTCCTGTTTTTTTAATACGAACtaactttataaatattttctttaaaagtaatttctaCTTCATCAATTTTAAAGAGCTCGGCTTTTCGGTTCTACCcccttttttttcagtgcagcCACCCCCAAGTTTTGTCTATGTTTACATGGCCGCCCGCTTAAGTCGGCCTGCAAAAAGcgtatttcaatttaaatttatttttattacatttaagcGGATTTTCAATGGACCAACGACCGAatgaatgaaaaaaataattactgtGACAAATATTTACGAATTGCTGgatttaaaaaccatttgaatGGTTGTGCTATATTtagattaaatttatttataaacgcAAAGTAAAAACCGCAATcagctttaaaaaatgaaaaaatacgtGAAGGTTGAAAACATCAAAAtggttattatttataaagattaattGTTTCAatggttttgtattttttgtaatgaaaataaaggacCGCTTTTATTCACTCTTTACTTACTAAcaatataacaaattaatatgCAAAATTAACTCACTTACAAAAATGCGCCAAAAGGTTGTCTAAATATTATTCAATGCAAATTCGCTGAAGCGGGCAGATATTGACATTTAGTAATGCATTTCGAGTGCTTGTTTGctctcaaaataaataaatgataaattttTCATCGGCCAATTATTCCGAGTCAGTTGTTTCGATTCCGATGAACGGCAATTGATAACAtttcattgaaatatataCGGTTAAAAgctgtttataaatatatttctatatatttttctttcgaTTAAGATAGATGGCCGAGAATCTGTTGCTGCCGCCGAAAGTAAATAAATGACCAAGAATGTcaacaagaaaaatgtttGGCCATACAGCAATATAAACAAGGCTATGAATTTTTCTCGCTGCCAGTAAATCTAAATTGAATGACACGGCCTGAGTTCAATGGCAATAGTTCAGAGGTCACAAACAGGACCCCAAAAACAGGtgccaataatttattttcattttatagaATTTCTCTGGAAGGTCACcaaccagtgctgccatcgcttagcttgaaaaacaggacagataagccacaaaaaacagggaaaaaaaggacaaaaaatttaaaaaaaggacaaaaaaaaggacaaaagtaaatgcgcctccatttttctgtttttaccaatgggttatatatttacttagtataaatggattttaaataaaattcaattatgtaatgatctactgctcccgactcacaaccttctttgtttgatcattttaccatggtaaatttttgtgcgtatacgtaataatctaaaattattaaaataataaaagcatttcaagtaactatattggtaatacaaaaaaatttaatctgcgtcaaacccgaataagagtcgttgaaatttttttctgacaaaaaagcagagagtaaaaattgagaaatttttaaagtgttttcctcttttttttgctacagaaaaaattgtaccataaagaaaatccatcgactgctttacgtctctttaataatttgtaaaaaaaattattttttaagagccgAACTATAAAAATGATGGTTAGAAAGGcattttagcatataaaaacaggtttatacactttcgactagcaaaaataacactcaaaaccttatttttgaaaaaaggacagatttccggataggggatgtttgaaattttttccggataaagccgttaaaaaaaggacagatctgtccggaaaaaggacaaaatggcagcactgtcaCCAACACGAGCTAAAATCATCAAAAGGCTACAGAATTCCAGGTAAACACCTAAAAAAATTCCTACAAAgtcaatacttaaaaaataatatttttaaaaatgttggatGCGTATTTtcgatataataataaattattcaacATTGTCTTTTTCCGAGTCTCCGCTTCtacaataaatcacttttaaatcaataaatattctttttcaaaaggatattttttccaagtgcTTCTCTCTTCTCGGAATGATAAATTGAGCTCTTCAAATTTCATATCTTCATCTAAGGCAGACCCAAAACAATTTGCTGACCCAACCAAGGGGATAAGGGGGGAAAATTCCATGGCAATGACATTGGAACTGAGTCAAGGAAAAGCGGAAGTGGCAACTCCATAAGAcgctttccccattttccgccCTTTGTCCTGCTAATAAATGACGGCGCAATGATTTTGCGTGATTGTCGGCACGTGATGGCGGTGCAAATGACTCCCAAAGAGTGTGAAAATCATAAATGCGGAATGAAAATTTCCAGGCCATCGTCtatggcttttccttttttcatatgtatgtatttttcaCCCAACCAAATTTTTCCccaaaatttattgatttcaaTTGCAGGCGGCAACAGGCAACAAAATGTCAAATGATTTCCAAATATGAGCTGGGcgtaaaaagtatataaataatGATCAAGTAGGGCGTAAAAACTTGTTGATGATAAAAATAACTGCTAagtaaataaacttttataataaataattttataaaaagtttaacaccataaaataatataaagttcaagaaacaaaaattgtaagtaaattgtttaattgtatttatatagTTTTAATAAAGGGTGTataatttttcatatgttctAGGGAAAATTAAATCAGAAATTGAATCACTCAGAATTGCGGACATCGATTTGATGCCCATCAGCCATTTTGCAGCATTAAAAGGATGGGCGAAGGACGAGGCCCTTAACCGGAAGTGCAGG
This window contains:
- the LOC108068097 gene encoding uncharacterized protein — translated: MRRSSFTPVFNLSTQEPLIVVEESHTAEDGDDLEGAAGGCDPTAVGTRRSNSDDSEPDSPVNPYLLCPFPDMQQRRKHSLPSLQITEGITASQVRRLSEVGGETGGLSPKEVEFLATLSQKANPSAGGRRHSVVTISAVPPTLFGRNRRESISGVSFSGSRRGSVIAGPPLTDHRGSVHNLQLDIMDGIVQQRKTRSGSGVWTAPVLQEADSNVPVQT